The region ATATGCGCGTGAAGAGCTGCGTGCGGAAATCGCCAGCATGCTGCTGGGCGATGAACTGGGCATCGGCCATGATCCCGGCCAGCATGCGGCCTATGTCGCGTCCTGGATCAAGGTGCTGCAGTCCGATCCGCTGGAGATTTGCCGCGCCGCGTCCGCTGCCGAGAAGATCCAGGCGTATGTACTGGGTCTGGAGCAGGTGCAGACGCAAGGGCTGGCAACATCGGTCGAAGCGCAGGAAGGGCGCTTTATCGTCAGCGAGCGGGTGGCTGGTGAGGACCGCTTTTCGCAGTCCTTTGCCACGCTGGACGACGCGGCACGCTGCTATGTGACGAAGTCGCAGTCCTTCAACCGCAGCATGGAGAAGGACGGGCGCCAGCTCGCTGGCGTGGTATGGGGGCCGGACGGCGATTTTGACGGTGAGCGCTTTGCGTCGCCGGAAGTGAAGGCGGCCGTCGAGAGGGCGCAGGAAGATTATTGGCAGGCGCTCGACGCGGCGCAAATCGGTGTGCCTGCAGAACAGGTGGAAGGGAAGGCGATTATGCAAACGGAAATGGACAATGTGGACGACAGCGAAGTGTCGCGGACGCGGCTGCAGATGCTGCGCGGCGATGTCGCTGATGCGGGAACGGCTTTTGATGATGCCGCCTTGCGGCACTTGGGCTTTACCCTGCCGCACGACTGGAACGGCCGCGTGATGGTGCAGGGCATGGCCACCGGGGAGGTGGATGGCGAGCAGCGGGAAGCATCAGCCGAACAACTGGGCCTTCGGCCCGAGTTCTGGGGAATCTACGCGCAGCAGGCCGATGGCCGCCACCAGTGGCTGGCCGAGCGCGACTCCCAGCGTGAAGCGACGCAGTTGGCGAGCAGGCTGGCGTTGATCGATGCGCACTCCGAGACCGATGAGCGCGAGCAGGCCGTGAAGCTGGCCAGATTGCATGAAGAGCGGGTGCGGCGCGATCCAGAGAGCGGGGTCGACGACCTGATGGCGGCGCGCGAAGCGCGCAAGGGGGCGGAACTGGCTGCCGTCACCGGCAGCGCGGACCTGCAGCGCCGCGTGGCGCAGTTCCAGGAAGGCGGCGGCCCCGTGCTGCTTGCCGTGCCGTTCAAGGAGAAGGACGAAGCCAAGGCGATGGGCGCGCGCTGGGACAGGGCGGCGCAGGCGTGGGCGGTGCCGCCTGGAGGCGATCCCGCCGTGTTTGAAAAGTGGCAGCGCAAACCGGCTGCGCAAGGAAATGGCGAACCGGCGCCGCAGGACGGCGCGCCAGCCGAAGCGCGCCAGCCGCGCCAGTATCTTGCCGTTCCCTATGGCGAACGCAAACTGGCCAAGGCGGCCGGCGCCGCATGGGACAAGGTGGCGAAGTCCTGGTATGCGGGCGCGAAGGCCAACATGGCACGGCTGGCGCGCTGGATTCCCGGCAAAGGGGACAGCCAGCAGGGACCGGCCATGACGGCGCATGAGGAATTTGCGGACGCGCTGCGTAGCCTGCGCTGCGTGGTCAGTGGTGAGCATCCCATCATGGATGGACAGAAGCACCGCATCACCGTGGAAGGCGAAAAGCACAGCGAGCATTCCGGTTCCGGCTTTTATGTTGCCCACCTCGATGGCCACCCCGCAGGCCATATCAAGAACAACAAGACGGGCGAGGCGATGGACTGGAAATACAAGGGCTATGCGCTCGACCCTGCACGGAAGGCCCGGCTGCAGGCCGAAGCGGCCATTCGCTTGCAAGAACGCCAGGCCGCCCAGGCCCGGCAGCAGGAAGCAGCCGCGAGCCGCGTTGCACGCCAGATGGCCAGCCTGCTGCCGATGGCGGAACCGACGCCGTACCTGTTATCGAAGGGGCTAATGCCGACACCTGGCATTTTTACCGACAAGGAAGGCAAGACCAGCTACATTCCCGCCACCGACGCCGACGGCAAGCAATGGAGCATGCAATACATTGGCGAGGATGGCAGCAAGCGTTTCGCGCGCGACAGCCGCAAGACAGGCTGTTTCCATGCCGTCGGCGGCCTCGAATCGCTGGCGCGGGCGCCCGCGCTGGTCATTGCGGAGGGCTATGCGACCGCCGCCAGCCTCTCCCGGTCACTCGGCTTCGCCACCGTCGCCGCCTTCGACTCGGGCAACCTGCCGCCGGTGGCGAAGGCGCTGCACGGCCGTTTCCCGGCCAAGCCGGTGATCATCGCCGGCGATAACGACCAGCATCTGGAAGCAGAGCAGGGCGTCAACCCCGGCAAGGTCAAGGCACAGGAAGCGGCGCGCCTGACGGGCGGTCGCGTGCTGCTGCCCATCTTCGCGCCGGGCGAGCAGGCCGCCGATCCAAAAGGATATACCGACTTTAATGACCTGGCCTGCAGGAGCCGCTTGGGAATGGAAGGGCTGGAGCGGCAGGTGCGGCCCGTGGTGCAGTCCGCGATTGAGAGCTTGCAGGCTAATAGCAACCAGAGTACTTTGTCGCTTGCGCTGGAACCGCTGCAGCGCCGGTTAGCCAGATCCGGACCGCAGTGACCGCATGCGGCTTGGCTGCCGTACGCGCGCGCCGCCGAGCTGATCTTTGATGTCTACGGCCTCGCGATCTCGCCGGTCACGTTGCTGGCGTGGGTTGCCGAAGCGCGCGCGGCCATGCAACGACGTCCGACCAGATCTCCTACCAATTGCGGGCCGCGCCGGTCCTCAACACCGACGAATCGGGCCTACGCGTGGCTGGCAAACTGCACTGGCCGCACATCGCCGCCAGCTACAC is a window of Janthinobacterium sp. J1-1 DNA encoding:
- a CDS encoding zincin-like metallopeptidase domain-containing protein, translated to MNGQAKSLIDTIAEKLIAQLKEGTAPWQKPWQPGDPGAFLPFNPTTGKRYKGINSLHLMSEGHADHRWMTYKQAAAVGAQVRQGEKGTPIQYWKFSEKEEAATPTGMPPLIPDEHLEKQPLRLERPQMFFSTVFNATQIDGLPPLVPPPSVAWVPAERAEGILQASGAKIQHAGREGRDSAFYRPSTDTIHLPGKEQFPTADNYYAIALHELGHWTGHASRLGRDLGHPFGSEGYAREELRAEIASMLLGDELGIGHDPGQHAAYVASWIKVLQSDPLEICRAASAAEKIQAYVLGLEQVQTQGLATSVEAQEGRFIVSERVAGEDRFSQSFATLDDAARCYVTKSQSFNRSMEKDGRQLAGVVWGPDGDFDGERFASPEVKAAVERAQEDYWQALDAAQIGVPAEQVEGKAIMQTEMDNVDDSEVSRTRLQMLRGDVADAGTAFDDAALRHLGFTLPHDWNGRVMVQGMATGEVDGEQREASAEQLGLRPEFWGIYAQQADGRHQWLAERDSQREATQLASRLALIDAHSETDEREQAVKLARLHEERVRRDPESGVDDLMAAREARKGAELAAVTGSADLQRRVAQFQEGGGPVLLAVPFKEKDEAKAMGARWDRAAQAWAVPPGGDPAVFEKWQRKPAAQGNGEPAPQDGAPAEARQPRQYLAVPYGERKLAKAAGAAWDKVAKSWYAGAKANMARLARWIPGKGDSQQGPAMTAHEEFADALRSLRCVVSGEHPIMDGQKHRITVEGEKHSEHSGSGFYVAHLDGHPAGHIKNNKTGEAMDWKYKGYALDPARKARLQAEAAIRLQERQAAQARQQEAAASRVARQMASLLPMAEPTPYLLSKGLMPTPGIFTDKEGKTSYIPATDADGKQWSMQYIGEDGSKRFARDSRKTGCFHAVGGLESLARAPALVIAEGYATAASLSRSLGFATVAAFDSGNLPPVAKALHGRFPAKPVIIAGDNDQHLEAEQGVNPGKVKAQEAARLTGGRVLLPIFAPGEQAADPKGYTDFNDLACRSRLGMEGLERQVRPVVQSAIESLQANSNQSTLSLALEPLQRRLARSGPQ